ACATAAGCTTCTGCACATCTTCTACCAGCTCTGTGAGTAACAGGGACCACCAGGAGGTGGGGCCACAGAGACCCCAAAGCAAGTCCTCACAGGGGAGAAAGGAAGGTTATCTGGGGACTGCGGCAACTTTGCAGTGCCCCGGGGGCCAGATGAGCCTGTGGTGCCTCCCCATGCCCCTCCAGTTCACTCTTGTGTCCCATTTTCAACAGTGCTCCCCGGGGGCTGCCTGAACTGTGACACCCGTGCGCTGCAGGAGGCGTCCCTGTGCCTGGAGCGCCACTATGCTGCCTTCCCATTACCCGGCAGAACTTCCTTCAATGGCTCTACCACGTTCCTGAAGAATGCCGCAGATGTGGGGGGGCTTTCCATTGCGTTCCAGGTAACTCACCTGCCAAGGACCATGGTCTGGTTTCACCAGCTGAACAGACGAGGCGTGGGGATCCCTCTCCTACTTCAAAGATCCCCATTTTGGAGAGGACATTTGTAGGTATTTGGACAAATACCTTCCTTCTGGCTTGGACTAGTGTGCCAGTGCAGGTGTGGTAAAGAGGGACGAGCAGTGGATTTGGGTATTGAAGACATCATAAATCCAAGTGTTTGTGGGCCTGGAGCCCAAGAGCCACTCTGTCTACACCCACACCAGGCATACAGCAGGAGTCTGATCCGTCACCGTGGGGAGACCACCCTGCCCAACCAGGACCTCAGTTCCCATCAGCTTTTCTTCCGAAGCTACGCCCAGGTaggcagctgctgccttccacccTATTAGCTCGGAAAAACTCTCATTCCCCAAGCAccctcctcaaatacccacaacccTCTGCCACAGCCACTCTCACTTGGCACCTTTCAGACCATCCTCCAGGCTGCTTTAGGTTCTTCTACCAAACTCAGCACCCCTCCATcgaaaagaagaaaaactctgCTCCCGTGTCCCTCTCCATGAGATAGCCCTGACCTTTACATACACTTCTGTTGGAAAGGGGCCTGCAGTGGGCTGTGTACCATATCTCTCCCCTGAGACCTCACTCCCAGGTGTGGTTCCAGCCTGACATAACTCCCTTGAGTACCTGTGCTCTCTCAGCAGACAATCTCCGAGTCCCCACCAGGTTTAAAGAGTCCCTCACCTCTCTGTCACTTACGAATGTATCATTACACAGCCCAGGCATCCCTGGACTCCTAGCACCAGGTGAAATGAACTGCAGATGGCAAATACTCCGTGTGGCCCTTAAGCGTCCTGCACTGGCTCCCCCTTTGACTCCTCCCCCTCACAAGCCCCTGGTCACCAGGCTTGCCTTGCCCTATTGCCCTGTCATAACCTGTTCCACTTCTTACCATTCCTTGGCCTCTCTTCCTCATCAGGTGATGTGTAGGGAGCCCagcccccaggactcccaggatATTCACAGCCCTCCCAGTCTTCGCATCCATGGACCCCTGAGCCAGATCCCAGCCTTTGCCAGATATTTCCACTGTCCACGTGGTACCCTCCTGAACCCTTCCAGCCGCTGCCAACTCTGGTAACCTGGCTGCCTAAAGACTACAACGCAAATGTAGCAAACCCTCCTGGGCCTGCCAGGGAGTCAGGGCAattctttcctctcccttctcGTTCCCCAAATAAAAGCTGATACTTGGTGTATGCCTATTTTTGGTAACTCTTTCCTACTATGTTCTATTCTTAGAAGTCAGAAAAGATAAGAGGGGAAAATACCAAGAACGGTTCCTTGGATACCGTAAGCAAAGGGACCAGTGGTTGACGAACTGATGGGTCTGAAGTTCAGCCAGTGGATCAGCAGTTATGCAGTTACACAGGCCAGTCATAGACCTAGGGCGTGGGTGAAATCTCAGAAAGTGCTCCCAATTGTTTCTGagattttattgctattttattgTCACTGTCTGCTCCCCCTAATCTGCTATCTTGAACAAAGCCAGGAgaagtgtgggggaggggtgggatgaGTCTTGAGCCTCTGGCCCTGGATGAAGCTGTGGGTGTGGGGAGGCAGTCAGGCAGTGGCGATGACAGATGTCTCTCATGCTGTACCCTGAGGTGAGACGCAGCCAGCGAGAAGGGGCAGGGAGCCATGTGTGTGTCTCTTGTGGGAGTGGTGACCTGGAGCCCGCTGGGGAGGTGGGGTCAGTAAGCGATCATGAAGCGGAGGTGGACATTCAGGTCCTCATCCAGGAACCAGGCCACCAGTTCAGCCTCAGCGTCCCTCATAAAAAAACCATGATGCTGGCCAGGTTAAAGCAGAAGGCTAGGTCAAAGAGGTGGTCGCGGATAACTGCGGACTCTGATGTCATGTCTTCCTCTTGCTGGGCCATGTCCACCACCTGCCAGAGTTCACCCACCGATGAGGCCACGAAGCGTTCTTCATACATCTCTTGGTTCTGGTCtggagcaggggagaggggcagggatggACAGCCCTGATCTGACCTG
Above is a window of Oryctolagus cuniculus chromosome 3, mOryCun1.1, whole genome shotgun sequence DNA encoding:
- the LLCFC1 gene encoding sperm-egg fusion protein LLCFC1; translation: MTPLGSQLCRTAFLAAILLLLWMGEVRTQKGSPDPDGKNQEEQISSEDQNQEMYEERFVASSVGELWQVVDMAQQEEDMTSESAVIRDHLFDLAFCFNLASIMVFL